A portion of the Flavobacterium limnophilum genome contains these proteins:
- the rpsJ gene encoding 30S ribosomal protein S10 — translation MSQKIRIKLKSYDHMLVDKSAEKIVKTVKSTGAVVTGPIPLPTHKKLFTVLRSPHVNKKAREQFEVMSYKRLIDIYSSSSKTIDALMKLELPSGVEVEIKV, via the coding sequence ATGAGTCAAAAAATCAGAATAAAACTAAAATCTTACGATCACATGTTGGTAGACAAGTCTGCCGAGAAGATTGTAAAAACGGTTAAAAGTACCGGAGCAGTAGTAACTGGACCAATTCCATTACCAACTCACAAAAAACTTTTCACTGTACTACGTTCTCCACACGTTAACAAAAAAGCGAGAGAGCAATTTGAAGTAATGTCATACAAGAGATTGATCGACATTTATTCATCTTCATCAAAAACTATTGATGCGTTGATGAAACTTGAATTGCCTAGCGGAGTTGAAGTAGAGATCAAAGTTTAA
- a CDS encoding SusC/RagA family TonB-linked outer membrane protein, with amino-acid sequence MKLKYNGFLVLLIVLVAQITFAQERVVSGVVSDNAGLPLPGVSVLVKGTQNGTQTDFDGKYSIKATPSQILIFSFIGMKTQEVKAGAAKINIKMQSSEEQLSEVVVTAFGIKRNPKKLGYSVSSIKAADITENSEPDLVRSLQGKVAGLNVNTSTGVAGASNQITIRGISTFSGDIQPLIIVDGIAYNNTQVTTSNQVTGGGGYESALSSLDPNDIASVNVLKSAAAAALYGSRAVNGVIVITTKSGSQNTKKDNKLSVNFGSGAYLEEIANLPDYQNTYGAGANFQYSNANGSWGPKFGTIATIPTWPTLLAAFPDQFGPTVPYVAKPNNVKDLFRTGSILENTLGFNYAGQDGSFNVTISDLGQDGYIPFNTYDRTTFSSGGTFKLSEKLTAGANMSYADTRQVGGFFGENQFGGSSSSFARTLFLARNWDMNLPYEDPKTGASVTPNGTQFDHPMWSWEHDQIITNTTRTVAGLNLSYKLNDNIDFFYRAGLNSYSLDRKEIRDLNSRANGGLGALTTDNFNNQDIESTLLINFNYKLTEDIGLTAILGNNILQNTTSRTANQGTEFKVPDIFNLSNVKTVVNLLDSGSEKRSIGVFADATFDYKKFIFLNVTGRNDWSSSLPKANNSYFYPSISGSFVITEALQMKSDILSFAKIRGGYGKVGRDAPSEFTNQTFDLGVGFNGIPTIGNSTSLADQNVRPEFTEEFEIGADLEFYKRRIILDFSMYKKTSTDLITPITVPSSSGFSEYNTNLGSIENKGVEIALTLVPIKTKDFKWTLLTNFTKNENTVTKLIEGLDRFELRANAVGYVEVGQPYGFFYGTKFARDANGNFLINQSGGGIIQDPTPGRIGDPQADFKMSFINTLTYKGFTLKAQFDWKEGGDVHSTTIESLLGRGITKDTEDREHTYIIPGYYGNPTTGVPLVDTAGNQIPNTVQLTKNELYFSPAGGNTFAINSVDEASVYDATVYRLSDLSLTYDVPKTFIDKTPFGQISLSLIGSNLWYFAPNVPKYTNFDPDITSLGSGTSQGIEISAAPTSKRFGLKLNLTF; translated from the coding sequence ATGAAACTAAAGTACAATGGATTCTTAGTACTACTTATAGTACTTGTGGCGCAAATTACTTTTGCGCAAGAAAGAGTTGTTTCGGGTGTTGTTTCCGATAATGCAGGATTGCCTTTACCAGGCGTGAGCGTATTAGTGAAAGGGACTCAAAACGGAACTCAAACAGATTTTGACGGAAAATATTCCATCAAGGCAACACCAAGCCAGATCTTGATTTTTAGCTTTATTGGGATGAAAACCCAAGAAGTTAAGGCTGGAGCTGCCAAAATTAATATTAAAATGCAATCATCGGAAGAACAACTAAGTGAAGTTGTTGTTACGGCTTTTGGTATTAAACGAAATCCGAAAAAATTAGGATATAGCGTCAGTAGCATCAAAGCCGCAGACATTACCGAAAATTCCGAGCCAGATTTAGTACGCTCCCTTCAAGGGAAAGTTGCTGGTCTTAATGTGAACACTTCCACAGGGGTTGCTGGTGCTTCAAACCAAATTACAATTAGAGGTATTTCTACATTTAGTGGAGACATACAACCTTTAATTATTGTTGACGGAATTGCATATAACAATACTCAGGTAACAACATCCAACCAAGTAACAGGGGGTGGTGGTTACGAATCCGCTTTGTCAAGCTTAGACCCTAATGACATTGCCTCTGTAAACGTGCTGAAAAGTGCTGCAGCAGCTGCATTATACGGTTCTAGAGCTGTAAACGGTGTTATCGTTATAACAACCAAATCAGGTTCTCAAAACACTAAAAAAGACAATAAGCTAAGTGTAAACTTTGGATCAGGAGCTTATCTTGAAGAAATTGCAAACTTACCAGATTATCAAAATACGTATGGTGCTGGTGCAAATTTTCAATATAGCAACGCAAATGGTTCTTGGGGACCAAAATTTGGCACAATAGCAACTATCCCAACATGGCCTACTCTTTTAGCTGCTTTTCCAGACCAATTTGGCCCAACAGTTCCTTATGTTGCCAAACCAAACAATGTAAAAGACTTGTTTAGAACTGGATCAATATTAGAAAACACTCTTGGATTTAATTATGCGGGTCAAGATGGAAGTTTTAACGTAACCATTTCTGATTTAGGCCAAGATGGATATATCCCATTCAACACTTATGACAGAACCACTTTCTCTTCAGGTGGTACTTTTAAATTATCAGAAAAACTTACTGCAGGAGCAAATATGAGTTATGCTGACACAAGACAAGTTGGTGGTTTTTTTGGTGAAAATCAATTTGGCGGATCCTCTTCCTCTTTTGCAAGAACATTATTTTTAGCAAGAAACTGGGACATGAATTTACCTTATGAAGATCCAAAAACAGGAGCATCAGTAACACCAAACGGAACTCAATTTGACCACCCAATGTGGTCATGGGAACACGATCAAATCATTACCAATACTACCAGAACAGTAGCAGGTTTAAATTTGAGTTACAAACTCAACGACAACATAGATTTTTTCTACAGAGCCGGTCTTAACTCCTACTCATTGGACAGAAAAGAAATTCGCGATTTAAACTCTAGAGCCAACGGAGGTTTAGGAGCTTTGACTACGGATAACTTCAACAACCAAGACATAGAATCAACCTTATTGATTAACTTCAATTACAAATTAACAGAAGATATTGGATTGACCGCAATTCTTGGAAACAACATCTTGCAAAACACCACTAGTAGAACAGCAAATCAAGGAACAGAATTTAAAGTTCCAGATATTTTTAATTTAAGCAATGTAAAAACTGTAGTAAACCTATTGGATTCAGGAAGTGAAAAAAGAAGTATTGGTGTTTTTGCTGACGCAACTTTCGACTACAAAAAATTTATATTCTTAAACGTTACAGGAAGAAATGACTGGAGTTCTTCTTTACCAAAAGCAAATAATTCTTATTTCTATCCTTCAATCAGTGGATCTTTTGTAATTACCGAAGCCTTGCAAATGAAAAGCGACATCTTGTCTTTTGCAAAAATAAGAGGTGGTTATGGAAAAGTGGGTAGAGATGCTCCATCAGAGTTCACGAACCAAACTTTTGATTTAGGTGTAGGATTCAATGGAATTCCAACAATTGGAAATTCAACTAGTTTGGCAGATCAAAATGTTAGACCAGAGTTTACCGAAGAATTTGAAATTGGAGCAGATTTAGAGTTTTACAAACGAAGAATTATTTTGGATTTCAGTATGTACAAAAAAACATCAACTGATTTGATTACTCCAATCACTGTACCATCATCTAGTGGATTTTCAGAGTACAACACTAATTTAGGCTCAATAGAAAACAAAGGGGTAGAAATTGCATTAACGCTTGTTCCGATTAAAACAAAAGATTTTAAATGGACTTTGCTAACGAATTTTACAAAAAACGAAAACACTGTAACCAAATTAATAGAAGGTTTAGATAGATTTGAATTAAGAGCAAATGCAGTTGGTTATGTGGAAGTAGGACAACCTTACGGATTCTTTTATGGAACAAAATTTGCTAGGGACGCTAACGGTAACTTCCTTATTAATCAATCAGGGGGTGGAATCATTCAAGACCCTACACCTGGTAGAATAGGAGACCCACAGGCCGATTTCAAAATGTCTTTCATCAATACCCTTACCTACAAAGGATTCACTTTGAAAGCACAATTTGATTGGAAAGAAGGCGGTGACGTTCATTCTACAACTATTGAATCGTTATTAGGTCGTGGTATAACTAAAGATACTGAAGACAGAGAACATACATATATAATCCCTGGATACTATGGTAATCCAACAACTGGAGTTCCATTAGTAGACACGGCAGGAAATCAAATTCCAAACACTGTTCAATTAACTAAGAATGAACTGTATTTCTCACCAGCGGGTGGAAACACATTTGCAATAAACAGTGTGGATGAAGCATCAGTTTATGACGCTACCGTATATAGATTAAGCGATTTAAGTTTAACTTATGACGTTCCTAAAACATTTATTGACAAAACCCCATTTGGTCAAATAAGTTTGAGTTTAATTGGAAGCAATCTATGGTATTTTGCACCAAACGTACCAAAATACACGAATTTTGACCCAGACATTACTAGTTTAGGTTCAGGAACCTCTCAAGGAATTGAAATTTCAGCTGCTCCCACATCTAAAAGATTTGGACTTAAACTTAATTTAACATTCTAA
- the fusA gene encoding elongation factor G produces the protein MARDLKYTRNIGIAAHIDAGKTTTTERILFYTGKSHKIGEVHDGAATMDWMAQEQERGITITSAATTCEWNFPTTQGKLLPESLPYHFNIIDTPGHVDFTVEVNRSLRVLDGLVFLFSAVDGVEPQSETNWRLADQYHVPRIGFVNKMDRQGSNFLMVCQQVRDMLKSNAVAITLPIGEENDFKGVVDLVRNQAIVWHEEGLGATYDIVPIPEDMLEEVKEYRSILIEAVADYDENLLEKFMEDENSITEEEINIALRAAVMDMAIIPMIAGSSFKNKGVQFMLDAVCKYLPSPMDKAGIEGIHPDDAELLEEDQTKILRKPDVKEPFAALAFKIATDPFVGRLAFFRAYSGRLDAGSYVLNTRSGNKERISRIYQMHANKQNPIEYIEAGDIGAAVGFKDIKTGDTLCDEKHPIILESMKFPAPVIGIAIEPKTKADVDKMGMALAKLAEEDPTFTVRTDEASGQTIISGMGELHLDILVDRMRREFKVEVNQGEPQVEYKEAFTKKAQHRETYKKQSGGRGKFGDIVFILEPADEVDGKTPVGLQFVNSVKGGNVPKEYIPSVEKGFREAMKTGPLAGYQVDSLKVTLLDGSFHPVDSDALSFELAARMGYREVAKAAGAIILEPIMKMEVITPEENMGDIVGDINRRRGQVNDMGDRAGAKTIKADVPLSEMFGYVTTLRTLSSGRATSTMEFSHYAETPSNISEAVIKKAKGNA, from the coding sequence ATGGCTAGAGATCTTAAATATACAAGAAATATAGGTATTGCTGCTCACATTGATGCTGGTAAAACAACAACAACCGAGCGTATTTTATTCTATACTGGAAAATCACACAAAATTGGTGAAGTGCACGATGGTGCTGCAACAATGGACTGGATGGCACAAGAGCAAGAAAGAGGTATTACAATTACTTCTGCTGCTACAACTTGTGAATGGAATTTTCCAACTACACAAGGTAAATTATTGCCTGAAAGTTTACCATACCACTTTAATATTATTGATACCCCGGGACACGTAGATTTTACTGTAGAAGTAAATCGTTCTTTGCGTGTATTGGATGGGTTGGTTTTCTTGTTTAGTGCTGTTGATGGTGTTGAGCCACAATCAGAAACTAACTGGAGACTTGCTGATCAGTACCACGTACCGCGTATTGGATTCGTTAATAAAATGGACAGACAAGGATCTAACTTTTTGATGGTATGTCAACAAGTAAGAGATATGTTGAAATCTAATGCAGTTGCAATCACTTTGCCAATTGGTGAAGAAAATGATTTCAAAGGTGTTGTAGATTTAGTTAGAAATCAAGCCATAGTATGGCATGAAGAAGGTTTGGGAGCAACTTATGATATTGTGCCTATTCCTGAAGACATGCTTGAAGAGGTTAAAGAATACAGATCAATTCTTATTGAAGCAGTAGCTGATTATGATGAGAATTTGCTTGAAAAATTCATGGAAGATGAGAACTCTATTACTGAGGAGGAAATCAACATTGCATTGAGAGCAGCTGTAATGGATATGGCTATCATTCCTATGATTGCCGGTTCTTCTTTCAAAAACAAAGGAGTTCAATTTATGTTGGACGCTGTGTGTAAATACTTGCCATCTCCAATGGATAAAGCTGGTATCGAAGGAATTCATCCTGATGATGCTGAATTGTTGGAAGAAGATCAAACTAAAATCTTGCGTAAGCCAGATGTTAAAGAGCCATTCGCTGCTTTGGCATTTAAAATTGCTACTGATCCATTCGTAGGTCGTTTAGCTTTCTTCCGTGCTTATTCAGGGCGTTTGGATGCAGGTTCTTATGTTTTGAATACTCGTTCAGGAAACAAAGAAAGAATCTCTCGTATCTACCAAATGCACGCCAACAAACAAAACCCAATCGAGTATATCGAAGCAGGTGATATTGGAGCAGCAGTAGGATTTAAAGATATCAAAACTGGGGATACATTGTGTGATGAAAAACATCCAATCATTCTTGAGTCAATGAAATTCCCTGCACCGGTAATTGGTATTGCAATTGAGCCTAAAACAAAAGCTGACGTAGACAAAATGGGTATGGCTTTGGCTAAATTAGCTGAAGAAGATCCAACGTTTACTGTTAGAACTGATGAGGCTTCAGGTCAAACAATTATCTCGGGAATGGGAGAGTTGCACTTGGATATCCTTGTTGATAGAATGCGTCGTGAATTCAAGGTTGAAGTGAACCAAGGGGAGCCTCAAGTTGAGTACAAAGAAGCATTTACCAAAAAAGCACAACACAGAGAAACTTACAAGAAACAATCAGGTGGTCGTGGTAAGTTCGGTGATATCGTATTTATCCTTGAGCCAGCAGATGAAGTTGACGGTAAAACTCCTGTAGGATTGCAATTTGTGAATTCAGTAAAAGGTGGTAACGTTCCTAAAGAATATATACCATCTGTAGAAAAAGGTTTCCGTGAAGCTATGAAAACTGGTCCTTTAGCGGGGTACCAAGTAGATAGCTTGAAAGTAACTTTGTTGGACGGATCTTTCCACCCTGTGGATTCTGATGCTCTTTCTTTTGAATTAGCGGCTAGAATGGGGTATAGAGAAGTGGCTAAAGCTGCTGGAGCAATTATTCTTGAGCCTATCATGAAAATGGAAGTTATTACACCTGAAGAAAACATGGGAGATATCGTGGGTGATATCAACCGTCGTAGAGGTCAAGTGAATGACATGGGTGACAGAGCAGGTGCGAAAACCATCAAAGCGGATGTGCCATTATCAGAAATGTTCGGTTATGTAACAACATTAAGAACGCTTTCATCTGGTAGAGCAACATCTACAATGGAATTTTCACACTACGCAGAAACACCTTCCAATATTTCGGAAGCAGTTATCAAAAAAGCAAAAGGAAACGCATAA
- a CDS encoding BamA/TamA family outer membrane protein — protein MKPTALLLLFFIIGLNCSSQNFQLRLIGSSDFENKTLDSLHYNSKHKNLKSLTDEIHLTSEKLSKIGYIENRILENSKENDSTYTAKFSLGERTNSIHIYIGRKILSPTLSKGEGAETEIENNNVIIKDLISIDKTKDSIILPYNGIESFLNQTLLKLEQKGFALAKLKLMNIQKKNHSLYADLQFETGQQRQLNEIVVKFAESNKKNSFPEGHLKQMNRKYRNNPFNQDVVRKIHDDFEKFRFVSQIKYPEILFTKDTTKVYVYMEKRKSNTFDGFIGFTNNENNKLVFNGYLDLTLENALKAGEQLSINWKSDGNNQKNFKASIDLPYLFKSPIGLKAQIYIFKQDSIFQNTKTTIDLGYFVDYNTRIYLGYQSTESSDIQNTNSSTISDYENSFLTSNLEYTKLDYLNLTFPKKTSLSLTLGTGKRTTNGLNETLETQKQTYINLNATHNFYLNKKNCININYQNYFLKSDSYIINELYRFGGMNSIRGFAENSLQANFMTAILTEYRYIVSQDLFIHSIMDYGYYEDKSTNNKGNLLGFGLGMGLKTKNGLLKLTFANAKTTSQEIKFYNTVAAINYNIKF, from the coding sequence TTGAAACCAACCGCCCTTTTATTATTGTTTTTCATTATTGGATTGAATTGTTCATCCCAAAATTTCCAATTACGACTAATTGGAAGTTCCGATTTCGAGAACAAGACACTTGACTCGTTGCATTACAATTCGAAGCATAAAAACTTAAAATCCCTAACCGACGAAATCCACTTAACCTCCGAAAAGCTATCAAAAATAGGCTACATCGAAAATCGAATATTGGAAAACAGCAAAGAAAACGACTCCACCTATACCGCAAAATTTAGTTTGGGCGAAAGGACAAATTCCATACATATATATATAGGTAGAAAAATCCTCTCCCCAACCCTCTCCAAAGGAGAGGGAGCCGAAACTGAAATAGAGAACAATAATGTTATAATTAAAGATTTAATTTCAATAGACAAAACAAAGGACAGCATCATTCTGCCTTATAACGGAATAGAATCCTTCCTGAACCAAACCCTACTTAAATTGGAACAAAAAGGTTTTGCATTGGCAAAATTAAAATTAATGAACATTCAAAAGAAAAACCACTCACTTTATGCCGATTTGCAATTTGAAACCGGACAACAAAGACAATTAAATGAAATTGTGGTGAAATTTGCCGAAAGCAACAAAAAAAACAGTTTCCCAGAAGGACATCTGAAACAGATGAACCGAAAATACCGCAACAACCCTTTCAATCAAGATGTCGTTCGAAAAATTCACGATGATTTCGAAAAATTCAGGTTTGTCAGCCAGATAAAATATCCGGAAATTTTATTTACCAAAGACACCACCAAAGTATATGTATATATGGAAAAAAGAAAATCAAATACTTTTGACGGCTTCATAGGCTTTACCAATAACGAAAACAACAAATTAGTTTTTAATGGTTATTTGGATTTAACATTGGAAAACGCCCTTAAAGCTGGAGAGCAATTATCAATTAATTGGAAAAGTGACGGAAACAATCAAAAGAACTTTAAAGCCAGCATTGATTTACCCTATTTATTTAAAAGCCCAATAGGCCTGAAAGCCCAAATTTACATCTTCAAACAGGACAGTATCTTCCAAAACACAAAAACCACAATAGATTTGGGTTATTTCGTGGATTACAACACCCGTATTTACCTTGGATACCAATCTACGGAATCCAGCGACATCCAAAACACCAACAGCAGCACCATAAGCGATTACGAGAACTCCTTTCTAACATCTAATTTAGAATACACGAAATTGGATTACTTGAATTTGACTTTTCCAAAAAAAACCAGCCTTTCCCTTACTTTAGGAACCGGAAAAAGAACAACGAATGGACTAAACGAAACCTTGGAAACCCAAAAACAAACCTACATTAACCTCAATGCGACGCACAATTTCTATTTGAACAAAAAAAACTGCATTAACATCAATTATCAAAATTATTTCCTGAAAAGTGATTCCTACATAATCAACGAGTTATACCGATTTGGCGGAATGAACTCCATTCGAGGATTTGCCGAAAATAGCCTGCAAGCCAATTTTATGACAGCCATCCTAACAGAGTATCGCTACATCGTTTCTCAAGACCTATTTATTCACTCTATCATGGATTATGGCTATTATGAAGACAAAAGCACAAACAATAAAGGAAACCTACTGGGCTTTGGATTAGGAATGGGGTTAAAAACCAAAAATGGACTACTTAAATTAACATTTGCCAACGCCAAAACCACTAGCCAAGAAATAAAATTTTACAACACCGTTGCCGCAATAAATTACAATATTAAATTTTAA
- the rlmB gene encoding 23S rRNA (guanosine(2251)-2'-O)-methyltransferase RlmB, producing MEKEHLIFGIRAIIEAIQAGKEVDKVFIQKEISGELMKDLMKVMKRANVNFSYVPVEKLNRLTPNNHQGAVASISPIGFIDLEHLVDATVESGKTPLFLILDQISDARNFGAIIRTAECTGVNGIIVQKAGSAPVNGDTVKTSAGAVFNVPICKVEHIKDAIFYLQGSGIKTVAATEKTDQNIYDVDLKEGVAIIMGSEDRGINPSVLKIVDEKAKLPMFGTIGSLNVSVACGAFLYEAVRQRA from the coding sequence ATGGAAAAAGAACATTTAATATTCGGGATAAGAGCCATTATTGAGGCGATACAAGCAGGAAAGGAAGTCGATAAAGTCTTTATACAAAAAGAAATATCTGGCGAGTTGATGAAAGACTTGATGAAAGTGATGAAACGTGCCAACGTGAATTTTTCATACGTTCCTGTCGAAAAATTGAACAGACTAACTCCAAACAATCATCAAGGTGCGGTAGCTTCTATTTCTCCAATAGGTTTCATTGACTTGGAACATTTGGTGGATGCCACAGTTGAATCCGGAAAAACGCCCTTGTTTTTAATTTTGGACCAAATATCGGATGCGCGTAATTTTGGCGCCATCATCAGAACTGCCGAATGTACTGGTGTAAACGGAATTATTGTCCAAAAAGCAGGTTCTGCTCCAGTAAATGGTGACACGGTAAAAACTTCGGCTGGTGCCGTGTTTAATGTACCTATTTGCAAAGTGGAACACATCAAGGATGCCATTTTCTACCTGCAAGGTTCAGGAATAAAAACTGTAGCTGCAACTGAAAAAACAGACCAAAATATTTATGACGTTGATTTAAAAGAAGGCGTTGCCATAATTATGGGTTCGGAAGATAGAGGAATCAATCCTTCGGTTCTGAAAATCGTAGATGAAAAAGCAAAACTACCCATGTTCGGGACAATTGGCTCACTGAATGTTTCCGTGGCTTGTGGCGCTTTTTTATATGAAGCGGTTAGACAGAGGGCATAG
- a CDS encoding SusD/RagB family nutrient-binding outer membrane lipoprotein, whose amino-acid sequence MKLLIKIKNNKYNIALLLLTTLFISCSDFLDVNTDKDNPTVAPLALLLTNTQVGVGRVTDYNDYSGNILGVYTHQMTSREEYDQYGTKVDNVLMQNDWNMVYLTLTDIETLIKQSTESGDLVYLGIAQLEKAYLMALAVDLWGSIPYSEATKLTTGIVSPKFDEQKAIYADIFKLIESGKANIKSNAGAKKPVNDDLFYKGNTAKWIRFANSFKLKLYNQVRLTPDFDTAGFNALVAENNFFTSIADDFQFNRTKNISPEERNNYFLDSYNSTQFGTYQSPWFYEILKGMNPRIHTGIPDPRIKYFFFNQLRPGVLPPDQGNATTGQPNADYWDKSTGFFSIRFGSTGPDRDKSAENSYTYPGIFQTGGRYDDGQGGVMTGSSGTGVAPFRMFTYDEFLYVQAELIQVGKLTTAGTVEAKLEQAMKASFAKVDEVVALNKVSGNTQTIPVLTGSVAVTTFINNVKTEFTLAATPAKKLEIIMTQKWVGTCGDPMDQYTDYRRTGFPVLANPLETSPEYQLNNGDAWPLIDSQTVQNNPYQVSFFWPQSELNSNQNAPTQKDATTYKIFWDL is encoded by the coding sequence ATGAAACTTTTAATAAAAATAAAAAATAACAAATACAATATTGCTTTGTTATTACTTACAACACTTTTTATTAGTTGTAGCGACTTCTTGGATGTTAATACAGACAAAGATAACCCTACCGTTGCACCTTTAGCTCTTTTGCTTACAAATACTCAAGTAGGCGTAGGTCGTGTAACGGATTACAACGATTATTCTGGTAATATTCTTGGAGTGTATACACATCAAATGACCTCAAGAGAAGAATATGATCAATACGGAACCAAAGTTGACAACGTATTAATGCAAAATGATTGGAATATGGTTTATTTGACATTGACCGATATTGAAACATTGATAAAGCAATCAACCGAATCCGGAGATTTAGTTTATTTAGGTATTGCTCAACTAGAAAAAGCTTATTTAATGGCTTTAGCTGTTGATTTATGGGGAAGTATTCCATATAGCGAAGCAACAAAACTGACAACAGGTATAGTGAGTCCAAAATTTGATGAGCAAAAAGCAATCTATGCTGATATTTTTAAATTGATCGAGTCTGGAAAAGCGAATATTAAATCTAATGCAGGGGCAAAAAAACCAGTGAATGATGACCTTTTTTACAAAGGAAACACAGCAAAATGGATTAGATTTGCCAATAGTTTCAAATTAAAACTTTACAATCAAGTACGATTGACACCTGATTTTGACACTGCAGGATTTAATGCATTGGTTGCCGAAAACAACTTTTTCACTTCAATAGCAGATGATTTCCAATTCAATCGCACAAAAAACATTTCACCTGAAGAAAGAAACAATTACTTTTTAGATTCATACAACAGCACACAGTTTGGCACATACCAAAGCCCTTGGTTTTATGAAATCCTAAAAGGAATGAATCCAAGAATACACACGGGAATTCCTGACCCAAGAATAAAATATTTCTTCTTCAATCAGTTACGACCAGGCGTATTACCTCCTGACCAAGGAAACGCAACAACAGGACAACCAAATGCTGATTATTGGGATAAATCAACTGGTTTCTTCAGTATCAGATTTGGTAGCACTGGACCAGACAGAGATAAAAGTGCTGAAAACTCATATACTTACCCAGGTATTTTTCAAACAGGTGGTAGATATGATGATGGACAAGGCGGTGTTATGACTGGATCTTCCGGCACTGGTGTTGCTCCATTCAGAATGTTCACTTACGACGAATTCTTGTATGTTCAAGCCGAATTGATTCAAGTTGGAAAACTAACCACGGCAGGAACTGTTGAAGCAAAATTAGAACAAGCAATGAAGGCCAGTTTTGCTAAAGTAGATGAAGTGGTAGCTCTCAATAAAGTAAGTGGTAACACACAAACGATACCTGTACTAACTGGTTCAGTTGCAGTAACAACATTTATAAATAATGTAAAGACTGAATTTACTCTTGCTGCAACTCCAGCAAAAAAACTTGAAATCATAATGACCCAAAAATGGGTAGGAACTTGTGGTGATCCAATGGATCAATATACTGATTACAGAAGAACAGGTTTCCCTGTTTTAGCTAATCCACTTGAAACTTCACCTGAGTACCAACTTAACAATGGAGACGCATGGCCATTGATTGATTCACAAACGGTACAAAACAATCCGTATCAAGTATCGTTTTTCTGGCCACAAAGTGAATTAAATTCAAATCAAAATGCACCTACCCAAAAAGACGCAACAACCTACAAAATATTTTGGGATCTTTAA
- the rpsL gene encoding 30S ribosomal protein S12 produces MPTIQQLVRTGRTQITKKSKSVALDSCPQRRGVCTRVYTTTPKKPNSAMRKVARVRLTNGNEVNAYIPGEGHNLQEHSIVLVRGGRVKDLPGVRYHIVRGALDTSGVAGRTQRRSKYGAKRPKEAKK; encoded by the coding sequence ATGCCAACTATTCAACAATTAGTAAGAACAGGAAGAACTCAAATCACTAAGAAGAGTAAATCGGTTGCTTTAGATTCTTGTCCTCAAAGAAGAGGTGTTTGTACGCGTGTTTACACTACAACTCCAAAAAAACCAAACTCTGCAATGCGTAAAGTAGCGCGTGTACGTTTGACTAATGGAAACGAAGTAAATGCCTACATCCCTGGAGAAGGACATAATCTACAAGAGCACTCGATAGTATTAGTGCGAGGTGGAAGGGTAAAAGATTTGCCAGGAGTAAGATATCACATCGTTCGTGGTGCACTTGATACATCAGGTGTTGCAGGAAGAACGCAAAGAAGATCTAAGTACGGAGCAAAACGACCAAAAGAAGCAAAAAAGTAA
- the rpsG gene encoding 30S ribosomal protein S7 produces the protein MRKRAAKKRPLLPDPRFNDQLVTRFVNNLMWDGKKSTAFKVFYDAIDIIETKKQDAEKPSLEIWKDALSNVMPHVEVRSRRVGGATFQIPMQIRPDRKISMAMKWLILYSRRRNEKSMAQRLASECLAAAKEEGAAVKKRMDTHKMAEANKAFSHFRF, from the coding sequence ATGAGAAAAAGAGCGGCAAAGAAAAGACCACTTTTACCAGATCCAAGGTTTAACGACCAATTGGTGACACGTTTTGTGAACAACTTAATGTGGGACGGTAAGAAATCAACAGCTTTTAAAGTTTTTTATGATGCAATTGACATCATCGAAACTAAAAAGCAAGATGCAGAAAAACCATCATTGGAAATCTGGAAAGATGCTTTAAGTAACGTTATGCCTCACGTAGAAGTACGTAGTCGTAGAGTAGGTGGAGCTACATTTCAAATTCCAATGCAAATTAGACCAGACAGAAAAATTTCTATGGCCATGAAATGGTTGATTCTTTATTCAAGAAGAAGAAACGAAAAATCAATGGCTCAAAGATTGGCTTCAGAATGTTTAGCTGCGGCTAAAGAAGAAGGAGCGGCTGTTAAGAAAAGAATGGATACTCACAAAATGGCAGAGGCTAACAAAGCTTTCTCTCACTTTAGATTTTAA